From the Cryptomeria japonica chromosome 2, Sugi_1.0, whole genome shotgun sequence genome, one window contains:
- the LOC131046210 gene encoding protein RSI-1-like isoform X4: protein MDILDVFSAPTPRVLYHWQHGEQSRNVGNNGTTPQNSSYGAMSPSPGLASGTLTPSGCMPACSNRCSATHHVNACMYFCQYCCAKCLCVPPGTYGNKESCPCYNNMKTKEGGPKCP, encoded by the exons ATGGATATATTGGAT GTATTTTCTGCTCCAACTCCTAGAGTATTGTATCATTGGCAACATGGAGAG CAAAGTAGAAATGTGGGAAACAATGGCACAACACCCCAGAATTCATCTTATGGGGCAATGTCACCCTCACCTGGCTTAGCTTCAGGGACCCTTACTCCTTCTG GTTGCATGCCTGCATGTTCAAACAGATGTTCAGCCACCCACCATGTGAATGCATGCATGTATTTCTGCCAATATTGCTGTGCAAAGTGCTTGTGTGTTCCTCCTGGTACCTATGGAAACAAGGAATCTTGCCCTTGTTATAATAATATGAAGACCAAGGAAGGAGGACCCAAATGCCCATAA
- the LOC131046210 gene encoding protein RSI-1-like isoform X3: MFCYLLLQFLSCSISWYFLLQLLEYCIIGNMERNVGNNGTTPQNSSYGAMSPSPGLASGTLTPSGCMPACSNRCSATHHVNACMYFCQYCCAKCLCVPPGTYGNKESCPCYNNMKTKEGGPKCP; encoded by the exons ATGTTCTGTTATTTATTGCTGCAGTTTTTGTCCTGCAGCATATCATG GTATTTTCTGCTCCAACTCCTAGAGTATTGTATCATTGGCAACATGGAGAG AAATGTGGGAAACAATGGCACAACACCCCAGAATTCATCTTATGGGGCAATGTCACCCTCACCTGGCTTAGCTTCAGGGACCCTTACTCCTTCTG GTTGCATGCCTGCATGTTCAAACAGATGTTCAGCCACCCACCATGTGAATGCATGCATGTATTTCTGCCAATATTGCTGTGCAAAGTGCTTGTGTGTTCCTCCTGGTACCTATGGAAACAAGGAATCTTGCCCTTGTTATAATAATATGAAGACCAAGGAAGGAGGACCCAAATGCCCATAA
- the LOC131046210 gene encoding protein GAST1-like isoform X1, translating into MARLHQYVLLFIAAVFVLQHIMVFSAPTPRVLYHWQHGEQSRNVGNNGTTPQNSSYGAMSPSPGLASGTLTPSGCMPACSNRCSATHHVNACMYFCQYCCAKCLCVPPGTYGNKESCPCYNNMKTKEGGPKCP; encoded by the exons ATGGCCAGATTGCACCAGTATGTTCTGTTATTTATTGCTGCAGTTTTTGTCCTGCAGCATATCATG GTATTTTCTGCTCCAACTCCTAGAGTATTGTATCATTGGCAACATGGAGAG CAAAGTAGAAATGTGGGAAACAATGGCACAACACCCCAGAATTCATCTTATGGGGCAATGTCACCCTCACCTGGCTTAGCTTCAGGGACCCTTACTCCTTCTG GTTGCATGCCTGCATGTTCAAACAGATGTTCAGCCACCCACCATGTGAATGCATGCATGTATTTCTGCCAATATTGCTGTGCAAAGTGCTTGTGTGTTCCTCCTGGTACCTATGGAAACAAGGAATCTTGCCCTTGTTATAATAATATGAAGACCAAGGAAGGAGGACCCAAATGCCCATAA
- the LOC131046210 gene encoding protein RSI-1-like isoform X5, translating into MARLHQYFLLQLLEYCIIGNMESRNVGNNGTTPQNSSYGAMSPSPGLASGTLTPSGCMPACSNRCSATHHVNACMYFCQYCCAKCLCVPPGTYGNKESCPCYNNMKTKEGGPKCP; encoded by the exons ATGGCCAGATTGCACCA GTATTTTCTGCTCCAACTCCTAGAGTATTGTATCATTGGCAACATGGAGAG TAGAAATGTGGGAAACAATGGCACAACACCCCAGAATTCATCTTATGGGGCAATGTCACCCTCACCTGGCTTAGCTTCAGGGACCCTTACTCCTTCTG GTTGCATGCCTGCATGTTCAAACAGATGTTCAGCCACCCACCATGTGAATGCATGCATGTATTTCTGCCAATATTGCTGTGCAAAGTGCTTGTGTGTTCCTCCTGGTACCTATGGAAACAAGGAATCTTGCCCTTGTTATAATAATATGAAGACCAAGGAAGGAGGACCCAAATGCCCATAA
- the LOC131046210 gene encoding protein RSI-1-like isoform X6, with protein sequence MARLHQYFLLQLLEYCIIGNMERNVGNNGTTPQNSSYGAMSPSPGLASGTLTPSGCMPACSNRCSATHHVNACMYFCQYCCAKCLCVPPGTYGNKESCPCYNNMKTKEGGPKCP encoded by the exons ATGGCCAGATTGCACCA GTATTTTCTGCTCCAACTCCTAGAGTATTGTATCATTGGCAACATGGAGAG AAATGTGGGAAACAATGGCACAACACCCCAGAATTCATCTTATGGGGCAATGTCACCCTCACCTGGCTTAGCTTCAGGGACCCTTACTCCTTCTG GTTGCATGCCTGCATGTTCAAACAGATGTTCAGCCACCCACCATGTGAATGCATGCATGTATTTCTGCCAATATTGCTGTGCAAAGTGCTTGTGTGTTCCTCCTGGTACCTATGGAAACAAGGAATCTTGCCCTTGTTATAATAATATGAAGACCAAGGAAGGAGGACCCAAATGCCCATAA
- the LOC131046210 gene encoding protein RSI-1-like isoform X2 translates to MFCYLLLQFLSCSISWYFLLQLLEYCIIGNMESRNVGNNGTTPQNSSYGAMSPSPGLASGTLTPSGCMPACSNRCSATHHVNACMYFCQYCCAKCLCVPPGTYGNKESCPCYNNMKTKEGGPKCP, encoded by the exons ATGTTCTGTTATTTATTGCTGCAGTTTTTGTCCTGCAGCATATCATG GTATTTTCTGCTCCAACTCCTAGAGTATTGTATCATTGGCAACATGGAGAG TAGAAATGTGGGAAACAATGGCACAACACCCCAGAATTCATCTTATGGGGCAATGTCACCCTCACCTGGCTTAGCTTCAGGGACCCTTACTCCTTCTG GTTGCATGCCTGCATGTTCAAACAGATGTTCAGCCACCCACCATGTGAATGCATGCATGTATTTCTGCCAATATTGCTGTGCAAAGTGCTTGTGTGTTCCTCCTGGTACCTATGGAAACAAGGAATCTTGCCCTTGTTATAATAATATGAAGACCAAGGAAGGAGGACCCAAATGCCCATAA